Genomic DNA from Manihot esculenta cultivar AM560-2 chromosome 15, M.esculenta_v8, whole genome shotgun sequence:
TtggaaatttattattattattattttcaggtGGCTTACAGAAATTAAATAACACCCAGAAAACATTGATCCTCTTATCCCAGTAGCTGGGTCCATCTTCCACATTTCTATTATACTACATTCAATACCTCATCTTTTCAATTTCTCGCTTTCCAAGAAGACAACAtcaacatttttcttttttaaatccaaaaaaagaaaatacaatACATTTTGGTATagaaaaaagtgaaaaatgattataaatatattttaaagaaaatatataaattatataaaaaataatttctataaaatattttaaggcataataaaattttaatatattaaaaaaaagtaaaaaattagtgCATATATGTAATAGAAAAGGGCAATGGGGGCCACCCAAGAGCTTTGTGTCCGCCCCTAAGTACAGCGGAGCTGAGCCTCAGGAAGCATGCGTCTCCGAGTAATATAGTGAAGCCAAAGGACAAAAATACTTTGTCGCCAACTGCCAATCTGTGTCTCAATTCTTTAGCGCCACATTTTCTCTCTTCCTTTTGCCTTATAATTTGGAAGCCTTCTATATCTTCTTCTTTGTAATAGAGACTTCCAAGTCCCAGAAGCTCTACACTCTCGTTTCCTATCCTATCATATTTTTTTCAACTTTCTAGCAGATTTTGCGTCTTGTTTCCTTTATTTTCTCGAGAAACCAGTATATTTGGTAAGTGAGCTTCGCTGGGTATTTGTCAAAACTCTAAATTTGTGTTATGGGTTTGTTTGGCTGCCAGGAAAATCAAAAGAACAAGAAAATACGTTGCTCATACAGTTTTGTCCAAGTAATAAGCTGTAAGACATGGAAGTAGCTGGACTCAAATgtttatttgtttctttttttcgaTTGTGAAGGAGAACGTCAGGTGGTAGTGTCCTTTTTCCTCTTTGCTCTTCTTTAAGAGGGGCGGATTATGGTTTTTTTTTGGACTACTTTTTTTCTAGGCGACCaaacaattttctttttatggCTTGACTCCACTCTGTTTTCAGTAGAGTTGGAGGTTTAGTTGACTCTTGGTCAGTAGTATCCTCTCTCTTTGTTTAATGTTTTGAGCGAATTAGCTAGGAACTGATTTATCTTTAACCTGactaataataaagaaaaacaaaagccAACGGAATTTGAACCCCAGAATTTGAATCTTAGGTAGATAATTTATCATGCagagacttttttttttcagcggCCAGATAGATGGGTATTTATTCGCTTGAGTTACCTTACAATCTTAGCCGACCCTAACTAATTTGGCACCAAGGCTTAGCTATCTCATAGTTTATTTTTGCTCTCGTCTTGTACAGGATAATCTCTGCTGCAAAGCTGATGGAGAACACTGGAGGTGGTTCTTTTATGAGGAATAGGAGATTGGAGAGTTtcctcaacacaaacagcaCCCCAAATGCGAAAGAAATTCCGAAAAAGTGGGGGaaggaagaagaggagaaaAGGGTTAGCAGGgatgtttatgttgatgatgatgGGTGGATCTCTGCATTGATATCTTATATAAGGATTGTGTTCTGTTTTGTGTCAATGATGCTTACAACATTTATATGGGCTTTAATCATGCTTTTCCTCTTGCCATGGCCTCATGAGAGGATTAGGCAGAGTAATATTTATGGACATGTAACTGGTAGAATGCTGGTGAGTTGCTTCAACTTTATTTATGATTCATTTCAAGTTTACTTATAGAAAAATTTTGAagtagataaaaaattaaatgttccTATCTTTTTAATTCCCTCCCACCCTCTCTTTGTCAATCACTTCCTTTCCCTCGTGGTTGCTGAGAAACGGAAGGAAATTTCTTTTCTTATGATGTTATACATTTctcaaaattaaactttttcttgCACAATGTTTTGGACTTGGCTTATCTTGATGtacaaaataactaaaattgacTTCTTTTTCTCTCTGTTTTATTTCATGTTTCAGTAATGACATGGCGGCTTACTGAAAGTGTGATGGGTTGTTTGCTCTGAGCTTTTGCACTCTTTTataacaaaagaagaaaaaaggaaaaaaaagtggATTACAGAAATTGTGAAGTTTTTTTTCTCATCATTTGTTTGCTATTTTTGTTCTTTGCTCCTCTAGAACATTGTGTCCCGGAACTACAAAGCTTGTCTGCCTCTTCTAATATGTCCATAAAGCCTGTCTGCTTCCTCTAGACCATTTGTTtggtattttttttctatttttcttacaACTTTCTCATGTATTTCATTGTGTCCGGAACTACAGAATTGTCTGCCTCTTCTGATATGTTCATAATGAGTTTCTCCTTTTTTGCCAGATGGCATCTAATATTGAActtgttatttgttgatttcAGGTTCCATTACTAAGAAATTCAATCTTTAAGCGTTTGGTTGTAAtcttaatttatcttttttgtGCCTTGAATTTTTCAGAAGTCACGGGGTTCACAATAAATGAATGTTTAGATGCCAAGGAAAAGACATTTTCCCTTATTTTTCACTTGTTGGCAAGTCTGAGCATCTGCTGTGGCTGATATGGTACACGGCTCTGCTATGAATTGTTTGGGATAAAATATCCTGCAGATTTAGCAGAAACTCGTGGTGCTCCGGCGGGTGAAGGGATATGGTTACAGAGTAAAATGATAACAAGGTTAATAGAGTGTACTTAGGAAAAGGAATTTTAATGAGAAATTCTACGCAAGTTGCATTTTACTCTTTTAAGCTTAAAAGATAGTTTGTTAGTAATGCATCTTAAGGTCTTTCTTCACCATCTACATTTTGGCTTGGGTTCTTGATTAAATAAAAGTTTGTAGAACTTCCCTTTACTGATACCTGACCAGTCCattatagaaaattattttttcggCAGAAATTATTGGAAGAGGGGCTAGGGGACACGACTGTTTAATCCCCTCATGAAAATCATATTGGAGTACACTCTAATGTATTCTTAGGAGATGATTTCAACGTGTAAATACATAGACttgataatttatttcaataacctttaaatagaattatttcAATAACCTTTAACTATTTAAACCTTTTCCATTATCATCCTGCATTTCTTTTCATTTTGTTTTTAACGAGGCAGTTGTGCTAGATAATGAAAATCCAGAATTTTTATTGCAGATGTGGATATTAGGTAATTCTGTAAAGATTGAAGGTACCGAATTCTCAAATGAGAAAGCCATTTATATCAGTAACCATGCATCTCCTATGGACATTCTCCTTATGATGTGGCTGACTCCCACAGGCACAGTGGGCATTGCAAAGAAGGAGGTACTTTTCTATTGTTTTGATGACTCCTTGTTTAATGATGATCGGTATTGTCTAAAGCTGTAAAATATAATGATGGTGCTTCAAGAATGATAAGCCATGTTACTCCGTATCAGTTTGTGTGCTAGAAATCAATTTGTTCGGTTTCTAGCTGCAGAATATGTAAAGGCACACTTCACCTAGACATGTTGCAAGTTCAAGTCCATTTGAGGAGATATTGAGAAGCTTCAAATTCAATgatgatttatatttttatatatattttttccagATTATATGGTATCCTCTCTTTGGACAACTTTATGTGTTGGCCAGTCATCTTCGGATAGATCGGTCCAACCCAGCTGCTGCAATTCAATCAATGAAAGAGGTAATCATTTCTATCTATTCTACCCTCCACTTTGCCAATCAATTTTTCTATGTATGAAACTCACAAGTTTTCTTCTTGCAGGCAGCTTGCGCAGTTGTCAGAAACAACCTATCCCTGATCATTTTTCCTGAGGGCACCAGGTCCATAAATGGACGATTGCTCTCCTTTAAGAAGGTAAGTTTAGTTCCTTGTCAGAAAAAGTTATTATTTCTcgtagtcatgttagagttatgCTCTGGAATGATGGTAGAACGACAGAGTTATTTTGTCAGATGACATCATTCTGTTGTATCATGTTCTTAC
This window encodes:
- the LOC110600941 gene encoding 1-acyl-sn-glycerol-3-phosphate acyltransferase; protein product: MENTGGGSFMRNRRLESFLNTNSTPNAKEIPKKWGKEEEEKRVSRDVYVDDDGWISALISYIRIVFCFVSMMLTTFIWALIMLFLLPWPHERIRQSNIYGHVTGRMLMWILGNSVKIEGTEFSNEKAIYISNHASPMDILLMMWLTPTGTVGIAKKEIIWYPLFGQLYVLASHLRIDRSNPAAAIQSMKEAACAVVRNNLSLIIFPEGTRSINGRLLSFKKGFVHLALQTRLPIVPMVLTGTHLAWRKGSLHVRPVPITVKFLRPIKTDDWTADKIDDYVKMVHDTYVENLPESQKPLC